Proteins from a single region of Erythrobacter sp.:
- a CDS encoding replication-associated recombination protein A, which yields MTDLFGQDASPRASDAPAADAPLADRLRPASLAEVIGQEHLTGPEGAIGRMVAAGRLSSMILWGPPGTGKTSIARLLADAVGMRYAAISAVFSGVADLKQAFAEAEKMAAAGRKTLLFVDEIHRFNRAQQDGFLPFVERGVVTLVGATTENPSFALNAALLSRAQVLVLNRLDETALAALLDRAEALEGPLPLTPEARNALVAQADGDGRFLLGQAETLYAAGLSEPLDPAALGQFLQRRVAVYDKDRDGHYNLISALHKSVRGSDPQAALYWLARMLVAGEDPLFLARRLVRMAVEDIGMADPQALPQCMAAMEAYRFLGSPEGELALVQACLYLATAPKSNAAYIAQKAAWKAAKDTGSLAPPANILNAPTKLMKDIGYGAGYTYDHDAAEGFSGDNYWPEGIAAEAFYVPVERGFEREVKKRLDYWDRLRSERG from the coding sequence ATGACTGATCTGTTCGGACAAGACGCATCCCCGCGTGCATCAGACGCGCCTGCGGCCGACGCGCCGCTGGCTGACCGGCTGCGTCCGGCGAGCCTTGCCGAAGTGATCGGACAGGAGCACCTCACCGGCCCCGAGGGCGCGATCGGGCGGATGGTGGCGGCGGGCCGGCTGTCCAGCATGATCCTGTGGGGGCCGCCGGGCACCGGCAAGACCTCCATCGCCCGCCTGCTCGCCGATGCCGTGGGCATGCGCTACGCCGCGATCAGCGCGGTGTTCTCGGGCGTGGCGGACCTGAAGCAGGCCTTTGCCGAAGCGGAGAAGATGGCCGCGGCGGGCCGCAAGACGCTATTGTTCGTGGACGAGATCCACCGTTTCAATCGCGCCCAGCAGGATGGTTTCCTGCCCTTTGTCGAGCGCGGCGTAGTGACGCTGGTGGGCGCGACCACTGAGAACCCGAGCTTTGCCCTGAACGCCGCGCTGCTGAGCCGCGCGCAGGTGCTGGTGCTGAACCGGCTGGACGAGACAGCGCTGGCCGCCCTGCTCGATCGCGCAGAGGCGCTCGAAGGCCCCCTTCCCCTCACCCCCGAAGCCCGCAACGCACTGGTCGCACAGGCCGATGGCGACGGGCGGTTCCTGCTCGGCCAGGCCGAAACGCTCTACGCCGCCGGACTTTCAGAGCCGCTTGATCCCGCCGCGCTCGGCCAGTTCCTGCAGCGCCGTGTCGCCGTGTACGACAAGGACCGCGATGGGCATTACAACCTCATCAGCGCCCTCCATAAATCCGTCCGCGGTTCTGATCCGCAGGCCGCGCTTTACTGGCTGGCGCGGATGCTCGTGGCAGGGGAAGACCCGCTGTTCCTCGCCCGGCGGCTGGTGCGCATGGCGGTGGAGGACATCGGCATGGCCGATCCGCAGGCCCTGCCGCAATGCATGGCAGCGATGGAGGCCTACCGCTTCCTCGGTTCGCCCGAGGGCGAACTGGCGCTGGTGCAGGCCTGCCTCTACCTCGCCACCGCCCCAAAATCCAACGCCGCCTACATAGCGCAGAAGGCGGCGTGGAAGGCGGCGAAAGACACCGGCAGCCTCGCCCCGCCCGCCAACATCCTGAACGCGCCGACCAAGCTGATGAAGGATATCGGCTACGGCGCGGGCTACACCTATGATCATGACGCGGCCGAGGGCTTTTCGGGTGACAATTACTGGCCCGAAGGCATAGCGGCCGAAGCCTTTTACGTGCCGGTCGAGCGCGGCTTCGAACGCGAGGTGAAGAAGCGCCTCGATTACTGGGACAGGCTGCGGAGCGAGCGCGGGTGA